CTACAAAGCCCTGCTTGCAGGAGTGGCCCTAGGCATTTTTCAGCCACTGCCCTCCCATATCGAAGCGCCGTGCCCAAAAATACCATCAACAAATccagccaatcagcacagctgGATGGTAACCTCTGCAAGTTGGTACccagggcagttgccctgctCATCTGCCCCTATAAAATGGCCATGAGTGCTTGGTGGTGCTCAGTATGGAACCCTTTGAGGAACAAGTGAGGGTAGGAGGTTGGGAGAAGAGATGGGTCTCTCAAGATGCAGCATCTAAGCAGATAAAAAGTTTAGCAAGCCCCTTGCCGAGCAAGTGTGAAAACCACATCTGGTAACCAATTGTGCAGAAGCTCAACTGGTGTCTACCCTGGTGGGTGCTCCAGACTAGGTTAGCCTGGCAGCTTTATCACAGGGCACATAGCCCAGATGGTGGttaggggaaggtggaaagctccCCTGTATTTTTAAGCAGTACCTCCACACATTGTGGAAATACACACGCAAACAGCACATACACTGCAAGCAGAGTGTTTAATGTAGAGATCTGAGCATGAATGCAAACACCATGTATtctttaccttaaaaaaaaatccaaaccctcctccctctctcaaAACCACTCCAGCAGACttgtttgaaaattccactttATTTCTCTCCATTATAAaagcagggttttgtttttacatttctgtTAAGTGTCCAGAATGTTTTCATTATGTTTTCACAGTATCTCTGCAAGACCCCAAGGACGGTTCATATTGCTGCGGCATGAATGTGGGCAGAATGCTAGAGAGGAACCTCTGCTACGGGGTCTAAGGTAACCCTTCTCTCCGCCACAAAGCACCATCCTAATCCGACTGCCTTTCTCTGAGCTGCCCTGGATTGAACTGGTCTTCCTTCCCGTTGTTCTTGAGCAGCATTGCAGGCTCTCTGCTGCTTCTTGCCATGCTCGCTGGTGCATACAATGGAGGAATGGAATCCACGTGCCATTACTCACGTGGGGTTCTTGTTCACTAGCACACATGAAGTCCTGCCTCCTTTCAGTGTGTGAGAGATGGAAGTTAACGTGAGGGACCCCTTGCTATTTCCATCTTGGTCCCTCCGCAGCTCTGCCCATCCTCTCtctcctgacctgcagcagagACTGTCCCAGTCCTTCCCCAGCAGAGACTGGCACATTTCAGCTCATGCAGTGGTTTGGGGCTGTAGAGAACTGCCCATCATGAGAGGAGTAAGATGGGACCACCAGAGCTACCACACTCGTGTTGCGCACCAGATCTGAACCGAGAGTTGCAATGGCTCATGTTTTCAGCAGTACCCAACTTTAGCTCTGCACTTTCTTCAGGACACGTCCCTCATACAGTCCCATCAATTGCTTGGCTCCAGAGCATCCTAATAGGGAGGTCGCTGTATTTCCTTCTGCTGATTGCAGCCACTTAGTGCAGCATGAGCTGGTGCCCTGAACATTCAAGTACCAAAGGAGAGGCTAAGTGCTATCCACAGCAATTCTAAATATATGGCTATTGAGTTATTAACCAGCCATATAAATAGTGGTGTGCATAGCACTTTCCATTTCCAGCAGCCACCTCTTTTGTGTTGGCTCAATCTGTCCTCGGCAGGTTTGTAATGAAGCAGCATTGGAAAAACATCACTATTTAATCACAAAGCATGAAGTCTCTAAAAAGGCAGTGTCCTTTTTCTACCCCCGCGTCTGACAGCacaaagggaggagggaaggatgtTTCCAACAAGGAAACGGGAGAGGCATTCTTGGGATGGAGTGAGAGTTAAAGGCCTTGCAAAGGTCATGCAAAACTCTGACCCCTGACATGAACCTTCATTCTCACATTTACTGCACAGCCAGGTCTACTCAGTGCAGCAGGACAGTCTTTGCAAAGAGGTTAATGTCAAATTGCAGGGGTGTATCCAATCCAGCAAGATAGGCGGTAGGAATCTGGCTTGTTTAATGTACCTAGAGACTAAGCCTAACGCCATGCTAAATGGAATACGACCTGAGGATTCCCTGAATGTGATTTCTGGTGAGCAGGAGAAGAAATCTTTCCTCCGAACACTCCTTCATATAGCTAGTTAAGACAGTGGGTTCTGATTTTTTgttccagaggtgctgagaacccacaacctgtactgaagtcaaaaggagctGTAAATACTCAGCACTTCAGAAACAGGCTCAAAACAATGCCAGGCCTGAAGAACACCTCCCCACACGCGCGCACCAAACTTTGGGGCTGCTGAGAAATGGATGCAAGCTTCACCACTTGCGTCCATCCCAACTATCACCAGTCCGGCCGCAGCAGGAAGAGGTTTTGCTGTATTCAGTGATTTGCTATTGCGTGGTATTGCCCAGGGGAGGATATGGATAAGTCTCAAGGGTCTGTACAAGTCAAGCTATAGCTGGGAGCTGATTAGACATAAGAAAGGGGAACTCAAGAATGGTGGGGGCAGTTGCCGTGCACACCACAAGGTCTCACAAGCTTGATTCATCATCCTCTCTAGATCTAGGGCCTGGGTTTAAGCCTTCTTCGGCTGTTCATTGGCAAACTGCTTCTCATGAATGGCTCCCTGAGTCAAATATCTGCCTGCTGGGAAGAGCGCAGGCATCCGTGGACAATCCCATCCGGAGCAGTCTCTCCCAGAATGCCCATGAACACTGTTGCTGTTGGGAATAAACTCTGAGTCTGGTGGTGTGGAGGATGACTCTGGGTGCTGTCATGTGGGATGCCGGGGCTTTGAAGCAGGCACTGAGGCCTCTGGTCCCTGGGTGGGAGGGTGGCATTTGAGCATCCTGCCAAAATAAAGTGGTTGGACACAACTAGGGAGGGTCCTGGTATATCGTAAGGCTGTCTTGCTGGTGAGCTCTTTAAAGAGCGTGCGTGGAGGCTGGCTGCAATGCTAGCAGCTAGCCGATGAGTCGGGGGGAGAGACAGCTGCTTGGAGCATAGCGTGGGAAATGGGAGTCTTGGGGAGTCCCAGTGAAATCAGCTGAGCAGGGACCAGCCAGGTACAGAACATTTGAGCACTCTTAGTCCCTAAGCAGTTCCTCCGTAAGGGGAAGTGtcactatctccattttacaggtgcagaggagaggtgaggtgACATCCCTGAGGCTATACAACAAGAGCTGAAAACATAAGGTAGGTCTTCtcatcccagcccctgccctgtcctccGGCCCACACTGCCTCCATCATACAGGTTCCTCCATTTCTAAACTTCCCTCAGCCACACGTGTCTCAGTCAAGCTGCCTCCTTTTCATGCCTCCTGTCTTTGGAGAAATACTGGTGGTGTCTCTGAGGCCACCAGGAGATCTACCAAATGATTTCTTAGGGCCCTGACTTATGTTCCAAACAGACCTGACTTCCCGGAGCATCCTCCCCGCAGGATGCAGATTTTGCAATATTTACATCTTCTTTTGGGTTGCCTGCTTACACATGTATGCTTCCACCATATCTCTGCAGCTATGTCATCACCTACATCCCTTATCACTGAAAGCCATCTGAATCCGGTGGGACCATGAGGCTGGTTCTCCATCAGCCCAGGTGAGCACTAAAGCTATAGTAAGAGGAGACTTTTTTGTTTTCACTGTTAATAGGAAGGGTGCATATTATTTTCACAGGTATAATTCTTCCTGAGTCAGAGACTCCAGTGGACAACAGCTTTCCTCATTTACACCCATACAGCCCCAGTGATTTTAGatgggtccctctgtatcttgcTTCTCTCACCCCACCCTGTTATGAATTCATTGGGGTTTCGTGGGAGTAACCgatggcagaatttgaccccacGTATATTACAGCTTGTGTGTGACCCACCAGTCACGATGCCCTAGGGGAAAATAATTGTGTGCTAGTTTGGAAGGCGAAAGTCATCTCCTCAGGACAAGCAAGATGGAACTAATTCCcctcatttgcatttctttttgagTACCACATCTCCAGTCGTTCTCACCACTGGCTGGATTGTTCCGTATTCTCGTGCCAAAAGAGGCTCAGCTCAGAAGGCTTAAGCAATGCAAGGTTGTGACGACCCCTTCTATCGAGCAGCGAGGGGCCCGGCAGCTCTCGTCCAAAGACATTTCTATAACTTGTTACTTGCATTGCAACTCTGTGTGCAATACTAGTCCCATTTCTGCTCATACAGCAAAACAACGGGTTTTGAGCTGGGTTTATTTCCATGCTTGCTTCTTCCATGTTTAAAACCAGGaaggttttctttttaatctgGTTTCTTCCATTATCATTCCTTCCTCCTCATCCCTTGATACACTGACAATCTATCCCTCGCTCCAGAATGCTTCCCCTGACCCTCCCTAAAATCCTGTAGAAAAGAGATTCTGCTTGGTGAGATTAAATTTTCTTTCAAACACAGCTTTAAGGCAAAAGTTTGGCAATGCAAAGCAAAGTCTACATAAGGCCGCATGACTTAAGTTTGCAACTCagaaccttttatcattttaaaataaacccataataaataaatagcatttaGCTCCAGGAACTTGAGTTTCAttctggagagaaaaaaaaatccctttcctcCCACCAAATATAATAAAATCCCAGATAAAAACCTTGTTTTGTTCTGGACAATCTGGGTGAGCTAATGAGACTGAAGTTCAAACAATAACTAAAGTCAAGAAGAAAAGAAAGCTACGGAGCTGGAAATAAAGTTTAGTTTGTTGATTCCTCCCTTAGGAATCAGGTGACGATACAGACCCTGGTCAAGGTCTTCTCTTTAGCTTTAGCACAGTGAGATCCGTCCCAATGGGAGAAGGTAGAATGGTTGCATTTCTGTTGAATGAATAAAAAGTGCATCTCAATTTTGCTTAGATTCTAAAAGTATCTAAGTGCAGGTTTATTTTCTTCCCTTCTGGTGCCAGGATGCCAGGTTGCTATTACCGATACTTGGAAGGGATCACCACTAGTGGTGGCCCATCCTTTGGCCTCCACATGAGTACCTGAGCATCATTGGCATTGGGTTTCACAAGGGCACTGGGTGGTATTGGCTCATTCTTGTTAAGGACCTGGGGCTGCTCTTGAGCAAAGGGTTGCCCCAGCATGGCACGCTGCCCCAAGGGTCTGCTGGGATTCACCTCTATGCCCAACCTCATGCGCCACTTGATAGTCTGCAGGGTCACCATCTCGCTGGTGGCTGTGTTGGTGGCAACCAACCAGGTGGTGAAGTTTTGATTCCGGTAGATGCTCGTGAGTTTCGCCACGTTGCTCTCGCTCACAGGTACCGCCCACGTGACGCTTGGGTAGAAGTTATCATTCATACTGATGGTGAACTTGGATTCCTTCCTGGTGGGCCCCACAATCATGCACGTTTCTGTGGTGTTGCCGTACCAGGGGTAGTTCACGCCATCTGAGTCACTTATGGCCTGGATCTTGCCATCTTGCAGATCCGGGAGCTCCCAACTCGACCTGCCGCAACCAAGAAGGAATCACAGTAATTGATTAGCGCAGGGACTCACTGGGCTGGGTTTTTATATTGTACTGCCTGAGAGCGGGGGCGGCTCTGAGTGTGGCTTCCCTGTATCTTCCTCTATCGGGATTTGTGCTCACAGTGTTCCTCTGCAATGAGAGCTCATCCCTTCTGTTAAAACAGCATTGCAAATGCCAAGGCCCAATCCTAGAGGTGGGGGGCACCACTACACTGGTATCACACAGGATTGGAAACCCAGTCTCTAGGCTTGGTACCAGTGTGGTCACAACTTAACTACTGGGTGTGCTCTCAAATATATTGGTGTCTCTAAACTCCTACAGGTGGCCCATTATATCACTATCAGAGCCATGAGACCCATCCCAGTTCTCTTTTCTCCTGTCCCTTAAAAACCCTTTATTGCAACCGATCTTGTGCTGCTCCTTACTCAGCCTCTTACTCACTCCCTGCCTCCAGGACAAATAAGCTGCCTCCAGtttcctggcctctgctggtTTTAAGTAAGAGCAGGAGTCAAACCCAAGTCTCCCAAataggcagagctgctgccaagcaggcaggcagccagaCTCCCAATCCTAGGGGACAGGTGGAGCAGCCTCaagtggtggggagaggaggtcCCCAGTCTAATAGCTTTCAGCGGGCCCTGCCGCTTGCTAAGTCCTGAAATAAATACTTGAGTTTAGCAGGGACCTTCCTATCTTCATTCAGTCTCTAACCACACACCACTGTTCAACGTTCTGGACAAGCCACTGTCCTCTCCATCTGCCCCTGCTATATACCAGTCATAGGTAGGGCCctccaaattcacagtccattttggttaatttcactgtcataggattttaaaaatcataaatttcatgatttcatatatttaaatctgaaacttcagtgttgtaactgtaggggtcctgacccaaaagggcattgtggggggtggagttgcaaggttattgttgGGGGGTCTTGgtattgccagccttacttctgcggTTCTGgtggtggggtgctgccttcagagctgggcacctggccagcagccactgctctccggccgcctagctctgaaggcagcacagaagtaaaggtggcaataccatgacccccacccccacacacaataaccttgcaacccccttttgggtcaggacctcctgtttgagaaatgctggtttcgcatgtgaaatctgtataataaggggtaaaaatacacaaaagaccagatttcacggccATCAATTTGGTAGGGCACTAGTCATGGGCAAGGATTGCCTTGTCcagcatccagcacaatggggttctgataCGGACCAGGGGCTCTGGACACTACTTTAATACAAATTACATTAAATAAGGCCCAGCCTCTCCCTCTACCCCTTCCCCAGTCCCTCTACCCTTTCCCCAGTCCCTCCACTTTAATCTAGGGCAACTTTCTTACAGCGCAAGACTTGATTGTGCAGctaaaaacccaaccaaaccaaTAATAATGAGGCAAGTTGTTCCAGTGACCCTTGGGCTGTTACTTTTGCAGTTCAGCTACAACAGAGCAGCCTTCCCTGTGGGGGTGTGGGAGTGGTACAGCTGGGCTGATTGTTCTTAATTAGGCAGCTGGAGAGTGCAGGGAGGTAAATGGCCCCACTGGCAAATTAAAAGGTGAGGTGTGTCTGTTCTGCATTCAAaaggaccccccccacccccatcagagCAGGAGGGCAAATGTCACTCAAGGGAagccccacctcctccacctctgcccccccccccgtcactcccAGAGTGTTGCCATTTATTTTATTGTGGCCAATCAAAATGCAGAAATTCAGCCCACACCCCCATCACCCCATTTCCTCATATGCCAAGTCTGCTAAAACATCTCAAAACTCATCACAAGAGAAGCAACACTAGCATTTAAAATATTACACCACTGGCTGGAGATTTGCgtgcatgctggcttttgtggtttgtgtgtttttgtttttttttaagtctgtggATTGACTTACACGTATAGAGGATCTGAgtagaatactttgcatttctaaatTCAGGGTgctcactgcattttccaaacGCTAATAAGCACCATAGCCCGCCTCCCACCTACCTTGTGttttatccattttacagatgttgaAGCACAGAGGGGTGAATGGTCTGATTTTCCCCCCTCCGAGTTGCAGAGCACTTGCAGAGCCCACTGATGTTAGTGGCGTCTGGGAGTGCTCAATGcttctgagaatctggccctaaatgccTGACCCAACATCACAGCAAGTTAGAGcggtgagagagagagtgcgGTCCAGCAGCTAGGCCCctagagtgggactcaggagacccggATTCTGTTCCTCAGCTCCACTGCTGACCTCATGGCTGAGCTTGGACAAGTCcgttcccctcccacctttttgtGTATTTAGCCTGTAAGCTGTTCAGAGCAGAGACCTCACGTCTGTGTGGTGCCAGGTACAAGGTGGGTCCAATTTTGGTTGGACCCTCAGGCACTACCTACcaaaatacaaatgataaatgttagtggcagagctgggaaaagcaCCTAGACGTTCTGACTCCTCATCACCTGCTGTCACTGTTAGACAAAAGTGCCACACCGCAGACCCAAGGGTTTGCAGGCTATCACAGTAACCACAAAAGCAAAGGCTAGGTGGTTCAATGCCCTCTaaactgggagggggaggggaaagcagctgCAGTCTTTCTGATTGCGAGTTTAAacataatcacaggactccaacCAAAAGGCTAGTGCTTTCTATTGAGAAGATGAACAAAAATGTTCCTGCCCCATCTGCACATCTGACGTCAAATGCTGGAGTTTTGACGCTTCCAGTTGGATTTTTCAAGCCCATTATGAGAAGCTGATTATTGGGTAAGAGGGACATGATGCCAGAAATAGCTGAGCTCAGCTGAGAGCCCGTTTTTGGCAAAGTAAACCCCACTCGAGTGACCACAAATGCTGACAGGAGCCCAAAGGCCAAGATGAATTCTGGAGGCATGCTTTTACAAATTGGGCTGGCAACGCTGGTTCTCCTGTGCACACTGAATTCCTACTGGCTATCACACGCCAGAATTACTGTGTTTTGGGGGGATTTTCTTGCACTTCAGTACAAGTCCTATGTCCCAGCCTTAAAACAGCCCTTGGAGTAAATCAGAGAAATATGCTTTgagcacagcactgggagaggGAGACTCTACAGTctaatccaggggtggccaacctggggctccggagccacctgCGGCTCGTCAGAAGTTAAcacgcggctccttgtctaggcaccgactccaggaatggagctacaggcgtcaactttccaatgtgccggggggggctcGCTGCtcaaccccagctctgccacaggccccgcccccactcgccgcccgccatgccctcgctcctcctcctctccctgctcccagggcctcctgcacgccacaaaacagctgatgggaggtgcagggagggagggggaggcgctgattggggggggcactgggagcagggtgggggagctgaaggggggctgctgacgtattactgtggctctttggcaatgtacactggtaaattctggctccttaggctcaggttggccacccctggtctaatcCAAGCTTTGGTATTGACTCACTGTGTGGTTTTGGGCTAGTCACTGAAcctctccttgcctcagtttcccaatctgtaatgTGGGAATAATACAAGCTACCTCTCAAAGCTGTTCTGAGGACTAATTAGTTTAGAGGGAAGTGATAActcactggtttgagcattggcctgctaaacccaggattgtgagttcaatcgttaagggggccatttagggatctggagcaaagattggggcttggtcctgctttgagcagggggttggactagatgacctcctgaggtcccttctaaccctgatattctatgattaatgtTTGGAAAGCCCTATGAGATTTCTCTTTCACTAGTTAGCAGCAGACGTTTGACTCTAACCATCCTGTGGGGTATCTTTTACGATCCGAGGTTAGTCGTGGTCTCCTTGGTTAAAAGCCTTGCACTTGTGGTGCTGCAGCATGCTGTATATGGCGTGGCTGCATGTCTAGGGCTGTAGTCTGTACAGTCTACAGGGGTGTTGCAGGATGGAAGACACGACATCAAAGGAAAATATTCAGTGCAAAGCATTATTTTAGGAAACTGCATAGGGCGTGAAGATCTGGGGTCAAGATCTTAAAAAGGGACTAGCAACTTTGGGTGCCCACCTTCAAGGAGCCTCATTCGCAGAAGGCAGGTGCTCATTACTtcctggaaatcaggcccctttaaggtgtctcaagttgggcccctaaaaatcactagtcacttctttcagagtagcagctgtgttagtctgtattcgcaaaaagaaaaggagtacttgtggcaccttagagactaaccagtttattcgagcataagctttcgtgagctacagctcacttcatcggatgcattcagtggaaaatacactgaatgcatccgatgaagtgagctgtagctcacaaaagcttatgctcgaataaattggttagtctctaaggtgccacaagtaatccttttctttttactagtcaCTTCTGAACATCCTGGCCTCAAAATGTCCAGGCCACAGAAACCTGGCATCCTGACCCCTGCCTGGTAAGTTCAGTGCCATGTGATGTTATCAGAGCCTGTAGGGGTATATAGCCTGATTCGGTTTTTCATGTGCTACAAACCTACTGGCTAACATACTGTCTGCGGCAGTTCTTGTTCTTCCAAGTATATTGCCAACGGACAGAGGGAGTCCTTTTCCCGAGAGCCACTTCTGACCtaaaactgtaaaaagaaaaccCGAGTGGATTCTAGCCATAACCCCTGTGGCACAGGGGAGACTGATTATGAGTGTCTCAAACAGCAAGGAGTCATTTCTCCCCTACGCTCCTCAACAAGGGATGAGAAAGAAAAGCTCTAGGGATTTTTCAGTGAACTCTTCCCTGCAAGGGAAGATGAATTGGAGGTCATGTACTATAGCAACAGGTTTAGCCCTTGCAGCAGAGTCTCATCAAGTGTGATCTCTGAAATACTATATGGGAATCCTTTCTCTCCCTTTCAGCAGATGATTTAGGATTACTTTCCGTTCAAATCATTGCTGATGCTCAGCTTGATTGAGGCCTGGGGACGAGATGTGACAATTTCCTGGACGTTCCTGTACATTATGGATGTGCCCACCGCTGAGACGCTGGGGCTGTATAAACGTGGGCGTGCCACACTGGGACATCTCGTTTGGGACTCCGTCCGCTACTTAAGGTTTGTAACTGAATCCTGAGCTGTTTTGCCCTACCCTTGCCACAGGCCAGTGGAAAAACAGTCTGGCTGAGGATGCCACTGGAACTGTGAAAACGAGTTAATTGGTTCCACCTTAGTGTCTGATGGATCTTTTGTCTGCATCCCAAAACCATTATGTAAGAGTCTCTGGTCAGGAGCAGCTTTGCAAAGGTTGTTGCAAGTCAGGACTGAGAGGCCTAGACAGAtcggtgagaggtttttcgcaggggtgggtgagattctagggcctgcgttgtgcaggaggtcggactagatgatcataatggtcccttctgaccttagtatctatgaatctttgcTGGGCCCTGGATTAGACCAGTAAGGAGAGTTGCCAATcaagaggtgcatctgcagagtttagGGAGAAGGCTAAGGACTCAAATGGCAAGGGGTTCTATATGGCTAAGGTGCATTGGTTTAACTTTATAGACGGActcgggctgggggtgggggattagGAGTGGATGCTGCAGGGCAGGTGAGAGGTTTGGGGAGGAAATTTGCACAACACCCTATGGCTCCATTCTTAATTCTAGCAAGCGTGACTAATCCTGAGGATTTCAATGAGCATCAAATTTACTCGCAAATGTTAGCGAGAGGAAGAAGTAGGCCTTCGTCGTCATCCTGTTACTGGAGCAAAGGGAAACTAAATAGCATAGTTCATGAACCACAAACCCTGGACTTCCTGCCCCTTGCTTGCTTTTATCAAAGATCCCTTGCCACGAGGGGTCATGACCTTTGCTTGTGTGGCTTGTCCATATGAAGTCAAATAATTCTCCCCCGACCAGCCATTTTGACGTGATCAGAAGATGGTGCTGCAGAATGCCCAGTTGCTGCAAACGGATCTCTCTGGGATTAAAACGGTGCCATGGAAAGCCCAGAAACTTGCACTGTAAATTCTTCGACCCCAGGGAAGCTGTGTGAACTCCCAAGCCTGTCTGATTTCAGGCTGAGCTGCTCCAGAATCAGTGGTTCTGGCTTGTAATGCTGACAGGTTTGTGGTTTACTCTGCTGCTCGGTTGTCCAGAATCACCAGAAACTAGGGTAGCTGAAAAGCCTGCTTTAACTTACCACGGGCCCTTTACGAACACACACATACTCTTTCAGATACATCTCCGTGGAACAATGGTGCCCAGGCTGTAACCTGTCAAGCCATATTTTCCAGCCTTCCTAATCTGGGTTCTGACCCCCTCCCAATTTCCTTTTGAGGCATGTTTCTTTCTATTCCCTAACGAGGGGACCTAGTCGCTGGTTTATACAATTCCTCTGGATGTTCCCCTGCAGCATAACATGAGGCCATAAGTGCAGCATTGTGTGCAGTGACAGCAAATTCAAGCAAAGTGACCTCCAGCTTTCCGCAGCAAGCAGGATGACATGGATGCATTAAATTTAACCTTTTCAGACAGGCATAATGTGCCATCAGTAAACACTCGGATGCTTGCTCATCCTCGGACCTCAGTGCTTGAAGCCAGACCTTAATTAGTCACAGGACATTATGGCCTTGCATATTGTTTTTATGATAAAAGGGGTGCGGCTTGCATCAGATCTAGACTTTGCTCTGCACGGATACTCAAGGAATCCatttcggggcgggggggggggcaatgcaAAGCCATCTTGGGCTTTCCACCCATCCTTCCCCATGATTCATTGTGACTAACATCACCAGCTAACCAAGTCTGTGCTGGTGACAGAAACAGACTGGCAGCACTGTCCATTAGCAACAAGCGGGAATGATCCTGAACTGGATTTTTATGGATTTATACCCCTGATCCTCCATGTTCAATACAACGCCCTTTATAAATTGGCTTTTACCCTCTACCTCACCTACTTCAGCACTGCAAAGCAATTCAGTAGGGCTCCTGGTAAAGAACAAGAAGTGAACGAGAAAGTGGAATGGGGACAGACTTTCATGCGTGAGAGTAGCAGAGCTGTTACCGCTTCTAGACTTTGGGGGAACCTCAatgaggagatttttttttttttttttaaacaaatgttggTTTGCTGCACTCCAAAAATGTCACCGTTCTTTTAGTGGATTAGTCTCCAATCACATTTCTCCTCCTGGGGTCTTGGAAGTTTATTCTTCATATAGGCCTGTTTTTATAGCAGAGATGAGTTTAATTCTATTTCTGTTGTAGGCCCTGGAAGATGCAATCTTTAAGGCATCTCTCTTTTAAAATTTCAGGGGACATTGTAGAGATAAAAATCTATatacaattttattttgaaaagccTTCGCAGATGACTCGAAAAGTCTGATTTATTTATCACAGTCTGTGTTTTGCTTATCACCATCTGTGCTGTTACCTGCACTTTACTCCATGGAGACAGTAAAAATAACCTGGTTAACTTCACATAAATTTTATATTCTTATTTGTAt
This region of Eretmochelys imbricata isolate rEreImb1 chromosome 16, rEreImb1.hap1, whole genome shotgun sequence genomic DNA includes:
- the FAM78A gene encoding protein FAM78A, which produces MPNLPQDCWSVLGIALVLYAMGCIQSISCKSKVFRESISVIEVKASIDPVPTSIDESSSVVLRYRTPHFRASAQVLVPPIPKKETWIVGWIQACSHMEFYNHYGEQGTSSWELPDLQDGKIQAISDSDGVNYPWYGNTTETCMIVGPTRKESKFTISMNDNFYPSVTWAVPVSESNVAKLTSIYRNQNFTTWLVATNTATSEMVTLQTIKWRMRLGIEVNPSRPLGQRAMLGQPFAQEQPQVLNKNEPIPPSALVKPNANDAQVLMWRPKDGPPLVVIPSKYR